A window of Streptomyces sp. DG1A-41 contains these coding sequences:
- a CDS encoding immune inhibitor A domain-containing protein, translated as MTSRPWTFRAAAIGVALAAATATASAYAVADDTSAPRSATVDRHDPADRHDGEHDLDGPLSKTQEAQREEALKQVISGKTTVKNRDGSKVVQLKSKKGDSKYVELGREKTDKIFTILVEFGDKISEFGGTPGPLHNQIAKPDRTKDNSTAWRADYDREYFQDLYFGTGKNTESVKKYYEKQSSGRYSVEGEVSDWVKVPYNEARYGNNACGDKNCPSVWNVVSDGLNAWVAQQKAAGKTDAEIKAAVRQYDQWDRYDFDGDGDFNEADGYIDHFQVVHAGEDESAGGGAQGEDAIWAHRWYAFGTDAGATGPENNKLGGAKIGDTGIWVGDYTVQPENGGLGVYAHEYGHDLGLPDHYDTTGGGENSTGFWTLMSSGSWLGTGKNEIGDLPGDMTAWDKLQLGWLKYDTAKAATNSWHKLGLAEYNTKHKQALVVELPKKAVTTELVTPAQGSTQWWSGSGDNLKNTLTRSVDLTGKTSASLTLDGWYEIEANYDYLYTEVSTDGGANWTALDGTVDGKPIPRDGSDKALTGTADSYEKLAFPLDAYAGKKIDLRFRYQTDGGLAMKGFTADRIAVTADGATVFSDDAESADAAWTAKGFSRMGASFTKDYAQYYIAENRQYVSYDKTLKVGPYNFGFSKTRPDWVEHYPYQNGLLIWKWDTSQQDNNTSVHPGTGLLLPVDSHPTAMKWTDGTLMRNRIQAYDSPFSRYRTDGITLHNADVATRIPSSKGVSVFNDRANTYYDETNKTGGVKITDTNTKIKIIKEAKDGSTIELEVGPAAK; from the coding sequence GTGACCAGTAGACCCTGGACGTTCAGAGCGGCCGCCATCGGTGTGGCGCTCGCGGCGGCCACGGCCACCGCCTCTGCCTACGCGGTGGCCGACGACACCTCCGCTCCCCGGTCCGCCACCGTGGACCGGCACGACCCGGCGGATCGCCACGACGGCGAGCACGACCTCGATGGCCCGCTGAGCAAGACCCAGGAGGCCCAGCGCGAAGAAGCCCTGAAGCAGGTCATATCCGGCAAGACCACGGTCAAGAACCGTGACGGCTCCAAGGTCGTCCAGCTCAAGAGCAAGAAGGGCGACAGCAAGTACGTCGAGCTCGGCCGCGAGAAGACCGACAAGATCTTCACGATCCTGGTCGAGTTCGGCGACAAGATCAGCGAGTTCGGCGGCACGCCCGGCCCGCTGCACAACCAGATAGCCAAGCCGGACCGCACGAAGGACAACTCCACGGCCTGGCGGGCGGACTACGACCGGGAGTACTTCCAGGACCTCTACTTCGGCACCGGCAAGAACACCGAGTCGGTGAAGAAGTACTACGAGAAGCAGTCCTCCGGCCGTTACTCGGTCGAGGGCGAGGTCTCCGACTGGGTCAAGGTCCCCTACAACGAGGCCCGTTACGGGAACAACGCCTGCGGTGACAAGAACTGCCCGAGCGTGTGGAACGTCGTCAGCGACGGCCTGAACGCGTGGGTCGCCCAGCAGAAGGCAGCTGGGAAGACCGACGCCGAGATCAAGGCGGCTGTCCGGCAGTACGACCAGTGGGACCGCTACGACTTCGACGGCGACGGCGACTTCAACGAGGCCGACGGCTACATCGACCACTTCCAGGTCGTGCACGCCGGCGAGGACGAGTCCGCGGGCGGCGGCGCCCAGGGCGAGGACGCGATATGGGCGCACCGCTGGTACGCCTTCGGCACCGACGCCGGTGCCACCGGCCCCGAGAACAACAAGCTCGGCGGCGCCAAGATCGGCGACACCGGCATCTGGGTCGGCGACTACACCGTGCAGCCGGAGAACGGCGGACTCGGCGTCTACGCCCACGAGTACGGCCACGACCTCGGCCTGCCGGACCACTACGACACCACCGGCGGCGGCGAGAACTCCACCGGCTTCTGGACCCTGATGTCCTCCGGCTCCTGGCTCGGCACGGGCAAGAACGAGATCGGTGACCTGCCCGGCGACATGACCGCCTGGGACAAACTCCAGCTGGGCTGGCTCAAGTACGACACCGCGAAGGCCGCGACGAACTCGTGGCACAAGCTGGGTCTCGCCGAGTACAACACCAAGCACAAGCAGGCCCTCGTGGTCGAGCTGCCCAAGAAGGCCGTCACCACGGAACTCGTCACCCCGGCCCAGGGCTCCACCCAGTGGTGGAGCGGCAGCGGCGACAACCTGAAGAACACGCTGACCCGCTCCGTCGACCTGACCGGGAAGACGTCGGCGTCGCTGACCCTCGACGGCTGGTACGAGATCGAGGCCAACTACGACTACCTCTACACCGAGGTGTCGACCGACGGCGGCGCCAACTGGACCGCCCTGGACGGCACCGTGGACGGCAAGCCGATCCCGCGGGACGGCAGCGACAAGGCCCTGACCGGCACGGCGGACTCCTACGAGAAGCTGGCGTTCCCGCTGGACGCCTACGCGGGCAAGAAGATCGACCTGCGCTTCCGCTACCAGACCGACGGCGGCCTGGCGATGAAGGGCTTCACGGCCGACCGGATCGCCGTGACCGCCGACGGCGCCACCGTCTTCTCCGACGACGCCGAGTCCGCGGACGCGGCCTGGACGGCGAAGGGCTTCTCTCGCATGGGCGCGTCCTTCACCAAGGACTACGCGCAGTACTACATCGCGGAGAACCGCCAGTACGTGTCGTACGACAAGACCCTCAAGGTCGGCCCGTACAACTTCGGCTTCTCCAAGACCCGTCCGGACTGGGTGGAGCACTACCCGTACCAGAACGGTCTGTTGATCTGGAAGTGGGACACCTCCCAGCAGGACAACAACACCAGCGTCCACCCGGGCACGGGCCTGCTGCTGCCGGTCGACTCGCACCCGACGGCGATGAAGTGGACCGACGGCACGCTGATGCGCAACCGCATCCAGGCCTACGACTCGCCGTTCAGCCGGTACCGCACGGACGGCATCACGCTGCACAACGCGGACGTCGCGACGCGCATCCCGTCGTCGAAGGGGGTGTCGGTCTTCAACGACCGCGCGAACACCTACTACGACGAGACGAACAAGACCGGCGGCGTCAAGATCACTGACACCAACACCAAGATCAAGATCATCAAGGAGGCGAAGGACGGCTCGACGATCGAGCTCGAAGTAGGCCCCGCGGCGAAGTAA